A genomic stretch from Lathyrus oleraceus cultivar Zhongwan6 chromosome 2, CAAS_Psat_ZW6_1.0, whole genome shotgun sequence includes:
- the LOC127118511 gene encoding RING-H2 finger protein ATL63 — MLSQHDSVNSSTNTLSQLAQNMFSDENNSNNIIMLAAIVSLFLVILFVLLLHVYAKCFLAQSNSQSNPHRQQPPVSDVLTPSNFHHHFNTEAPPFTGLDPTTVSKIPTFVSEHKTEELECVICLSYIEKGEVGRKLPKCGHAFHVECIDMWLNSHSNCPLCRSLVVDDDSHGGGVEIVIDSPRSYEISENGSASVSETSLSLFGFSFKRIISKVFLSSHVNELEHGSH; from the coding sequence ATGCTGAGCCAGCACGATTCAGTAAACTCGTCCACCAACACACTGAGTCAACTAGCACAGAACATGTTTTCCGACgaaaacaacagcaacaacatcatcATGCTTGCAGCCATTGTTTCTCTCTTCCTAGTAATCCTCTTCGTCCTCCTTCTCCATGTCTACGCCAAATGCTTCCTAGCTCAGTCCAACTCACAGTCAAATCCTCACCGCCAGCAGCCTCCGGTGTCCGACGTTCTAACTCCTTCCAACTTTCACCACCATTTCAACACCGAAGCCCCACCCTTTACCGGACTCGACCCAACAACAGTTTCGAAGATTCCCACGTTTGTGTCGGAACATAAAACAGAGGAATTAGAATGTGTGATATGTTTGAGTTATATTGAAAAGGGAGAGGTTGGAAGAAAGTTACCAAAATGTGGACACGCTTTTCATGTTGAATGCATTGACATGTGGTTGAATTCACATAGCAATTGTCCACTATGTAGATCTTTGGTTGTTGACGATGATTCTCATGGTGGTGGTGTTGAGATTGTTATTGATAGTCCAAGAAGTTATGAGATTAGTGAAAATGGTTCTGCTTCTGTATCAGAAACTTCTTTGTCTTTGTTTGGTTTTTCTTTCAAGAGAATTATTAGCAAAGTTTTTCTTTCTTCTCATGTAAATGAATTAGAACATGGTTCACACTAA